Proteins from a genomic interval of Papaver somniferum cultivar HN1 chromosome 4, ASM357369v1, whole genome shotgun sequence:
- the LOC113271498 gene encoding F-box protein CPR1-like, with amino-acid sequence MWIFQSFTAERKPNSRRAEQESAAMVSFIPEEIIIDILKRLPVKSLSRFRCVSKSWYNFIKNPHFAKLQLNHSLKFGEHGVIYKCEGKIFCVDYDSSSSTLSSRVARFDYPSEHKMRRGRIIGSCNGLVCHISSQKDIIIWNPHTKDYKKIPSPTETDTKSRGFHVRYKYGFGYDLKSEDYKFARMTNIRAKYSEIAVYSIKLDLWKSYPDIPFLYPHEDLVFYEGIFYWVEIPRGCEDPRKIDSFDIGSEAFKEIPLPQNFPYSLFDMIHVLLLGGCLYLIGCAYMPCCEVWMMNYGVHESWTKMFTIGERGCNGAFGNMYPKQSFKNGVILVHVGCSKSYLYDPKHKEFTKFVINGCAVISTWDFVGSLVSPNNLPNSRGFESSEVNEALLIQ; translated from the coding sequence ATGTGGATCTTTCAAAGTTTTACAGCAGAAAGAAAACCTAATTCCAGAAGAGCAGAACAAGAGTCAGCTGCAATGGTGAGCTTTATTCCAGAAGAGATCATAATTGATATTCTAAAAAGATTGCCAGTAAAATCTCTCTCAAGATTCAGGTGTGTATCCAAATCTTGGTACAATTTTATTAAAAACCCTCATTTTGCTAAACTCCAACTTAATCATTCTCTGAAATTTGGTGAACATGGCGTTATATACAAATGTGAGGGAAAGATTTTTTGTGTTGATTACGATTCATCGTCTTCAACATTAAGTAGTAGGGTTGCTCGATTTGATTACCCTTCAGAACATAAAATGAGACGCGGACGCATTATAGGTTCTTGTAATGGCTTAGTTTGTCATATATCATCTCAGAAAGATATTATCATTTGGAATCCGCATACTAAAGACTACAAGAAGATACCATCACCAACAGAAACAGATACGAAATCAAGAGGTTTTCATGTCAGGTATAAGTATGGTTTCGGTTATGATTTGAAATCAGAAGATTATAAATTTGCAAGAATGACAAACATTAGGGCAAAGTACAGTGAAATCGCGGTCTATTCAATAAAGTTAGATCTGTGGAAGTCATATCCAGACATCCCTTTCTTATATCCACATGAAGATCTTGTGTTTTATGAAGGAATTTTTTACTGGGTGGAAATTCCCAGGGGCTGTGAAGACCCTAGAAAGATTGACTCTTTTGATATTGGTAGCGAAGCATTCAAAGAAATTCCGCTACCGCAAAATTTTCCATACAGTCTTTTTGATATGATACATGTTCTTCTTTTGGGAGGTTGTCTTTACCTAATTGGTTGTGCTTACATGCCATGTTGCGAGGTATGGATGATGAACTATGGTGTACACGAATCTTGGACTAAAATGTTCACTATTGGAGAAAGAGGTTGTAATGGTGCATTTGGAAATATGTATCCGAAGCAATCCTTCAAGAATGGTGTGATTCTGGTACATGTGGGTTGCTCCAAGTCTTATTTGTATGATCCGAAACATAAAGAGTTCACCAAATTTGTGATTAACGGCTGTGCAGTGATCTCCACATGGGATTTCGTGGGGAGCTTAGTGTCACCTAATAATTTACCAAATTCCAGGGGTTTTGAAAGTTCTGAAGTCAATGAAGCTCTATTAATCCAATAG